Within Tenebrio molitor chromosome 3, icTenMoli1.1, whole genome shotgun sequence, the genomic segment CGCAAGGTTCCGCCACGTAAGCGCACAGAGCCACCCATTCTTGCTCGAGGCGGTCCTTGTTCTTTAAGTGGTCTTCCATGTAGCTCAAGACCATGTGACCGGTGGAGATGTCCATGTTGTGCAGAGCGGGTTCTTCGCTCCAAGAGGAGGTGCTCGAACGGCTCGAAGGGCTCTGTTCTGACTCACGCGACAAAGATGTTATCCTGCCGTGGACCGTGTCGCCCACCGGCTGACCTTTCACCGCCATTCGAGCTCTGCACAAATCTTGATAATCTTTGCTGGCCTCGGTGTCTGGACGGGATAATCCCTGTAATTTTTCCTTCGACTTGAGGTGTCTCCTGATCAGAATCAGTAAAGATGCCGCCACTATCATCGCTCCCAAGACTCCGCATACCATGAAGATCACGATGTAAAATTCGTTGTCGTAAATTGGGGATATTATTTTCCTCAACTTGGTCTGCGAACAGAAAACAGCTAAATCGCGGCGACTCGTCGTAACCACTCACCTTGTCTCCAATCCCAACAGACGTAATTACGATGCCAGTGGCGTCTCTCAACTCGTCCCTGATCATCCCTGGAATCGACCCGGATTAGATCTAATCTATggcaaaaaaagcaaaagacTAACCGATTTGTTGGGCAACTTGTGTCGAATTCCAGCCTTTATGGTTCGGCTCCACTTTGAAAGTAACTTCGTTGTGGTCCGTTCTGCAAAAAGAGAAGACTCACCAGTTTGGTCGGTGCTAGTTTTCAACTTACCGAGCATGACTGAAAGCCGACGGTTCCAGTTTCAAAAGATTAGAGATGTTATTGATCAGCAGATTGCCTTCAGCCCAGGTGTACACGCTGGAAGGGACAATGGAGATTACGTCGTACCGGACAAAACCTTCCCACTTACTTGTTTTTAAATTCGACATTCACGTAATCCGTGTCCACGACGTAAGGTTCCTGGGAGGTGGTGTCAGCATCTTCGGGTGGCTCCTGCGTGGGGTGAAAATTTTGATGGCGGCCGGGCACGGCTGAAACGCGAGCTGATGACTGTTTTTCGCAAAGAGGCAAGAAATTTACCTCTCTTGTCGCCGATGATTTGTGCGTCGAACGGCGGCCCCGGCTTCTTGACGTCCAGACGCTCGGGTCTCTTAAACCCCAGATTGTACTTGTTCAGGAGCTTGTCGAGATCCTCCCTGACGTCGCGATCGTCGTCGGATCGAGGGGCGTACACCACCCCGCCTTCCGTGTAAACCCCAGGTCCGTTGTTGTGTTTGTTCTGCAGCTCCCTAAAAATCTCCCTGctttgaaaattattgtcgTCGTGATCgaacttgttttttaattccCTGAAAGGGCCCCCCGGGACCGTGTTGTAACCGCTCCCGTACTCCTCGTTCGGTTCGTCGTTTTCGTCGAAATAGATCCGCGACTCCGGGAAGTCGTCGGCGTATCCTAGAGTATCTCTCGATTCCCACCCGGCGCGGAAGCTATCCGGAGTATTGTACGTCAGAGTGAATCTCTCGAAAGGGTCGTGCTCTTCTTGTTGTTCCTCTTCTGCGTCGTCGGCGCTCGCTTCGATCTGCGCCAATAATCGGGCCAGCTTATCGTATTCTGCCGGAGTCAGAGTGTCTTGGATCTGGTCCGGACTGAGCTTCATCCGGTTCAAGTATCTGATCAAGGGGTACATCTCGCGGAGGTCGTCGATGGTCAGGTCGTCCTCCTCTGGCGGGAGAAACTCAAGGTCGTCTCTGGACTCGCGTCCCGACCTGAAATCGCTGGGGGTGTTGTAGCTGTCGCTGAAATATCCTAAAGGGGGGGAGCGTCGGTGCATCTGTGGTATCCAGGTTCGCTTGTTTACTTCATATTGTGCGTAAGGGTCTTCCATGTCGAAAACTGAGCAAAAGGTCACTCGAGGGTGGTTCAGGGGAGGTGCAACTTACGATCGATGGCGTCAGGTGCCAAAATCTTCTCGCGGAGAGTCTGTTGAGGGGTGTTATCAATAGGGGGATAATACACTTCGTCGGCAAAATCGGCATGAGGATTTTCGATACTCGGGGTGTACTTGACAATCGCCATTTCCCTGGGATCGAGCGGGTCTTGTCCTTCGAGAGCTTTCAGAGCGCCTTCTAGATCTTGATCGACCAAGTGCGAGCAGGCGTTGTTCTCGAAGGATATGCTAAGGGACAAGGATCAGGATTGTCGACATCCGTTAATCGAGACTTACTCGTGCTTGGTGGCGTAGAGCATGGCCTGCAAGCGACACTGAGTGTAACCATGACTCCAGCGGTACCCCAAGGCGAAGAGGCGACGCAATTCGCGACTTATCTGGTGGAGGACTTCCCTTTCGAGATTGTATCTGAAATTCGAACGTCGCCGTAACAATAAAAATCGAGGGTGTGTTCTATGTATAATAAAACCTGAATAAGTCGTCCTCGTCGACGTCCGCAGCCGGTGGCAAACAACGGCCGAAGGCGTAATCTGAAATTGTAATTCGCGAGATGATTGTTTGCGAAGATTTTCCTCCCTAAAGCTTACCGTCGAAGCACCATTCGTCTTCCAAGCAGAGTCTCTCGCTGAACAAACAGCCTGAAAATTGAAAGGAGATTATTCGGCGACTGTATTTAATAACGCTTAATTGCAGTCGAAGGACCGAGGATTTGACAAACTCCGGCGGAAAAAACTCGATAACTCACTTTTTCGAAGGTGTGACTTTGTAATCCTGCCGGCTAATAACTAATGTGTCACTTTTTCAATCTGGTGCGCCTCGAGGGACCGGCCATTTAAATTCGGCGAGAATCATGAATGGGGTTGAGATTCATTGATCAATGTACCTACGCTGAAAACGGCTGAAAACTGACGTCATAGCGTTGATGCGTGGGCGACTGAACCGGGAATCAGGGATTTGTTGCACTGGcaggataataaaa encodes:
- the IA-2 gene encoding receptor-type tyrosine-protein phosphatase N2 produces the protein MPWPGVPLRIALLLLVATVGPPGVRSEGNVGCLFSERLCLEDEWCFDDYAFGRCLPPAADVDEDDLFRYNLEREVLHQISRELRRLFALGYRWSHGYTQCRLQAMLYATKHDISFENNACSHLVDQDLEGALKALEGQDPLDPREMAIVKYTPSIENPHADFADEVYYPPIDNTPQQTLREKILAPDAIDLFDMEDPYAQYEVNKRTWIPQMHRRSPPLGYFSDSYNTPSDFRSGRESRDDLEFLPPEEDDLTIDDLREMYPLIRYLNRMKLSPDQIQDTLTPAEYDKLARLLAQIEASADDAEEEQQEEHDPFERFTLTYNTPDSFRAGWESRDTLGYADDFPESRIYFDENDEPNEEYGSGYNTVPGGPFRELKNKFDHDDNNFQSREIFRELQNKHNNGPGVYTEGGVVYAPRSDDDRDVREDLDKLLNKYNLGFKRPERLDVKKPGPPFDAQIIGDKRAVPGRHQNFHPTQEPPEDADTTSQEPYVVDTDYVNVEFKNNVYTWAEGNLLINNISNLLKLEPSAFSHARTDHNEVTFKVEPNHKGWNSTQVAQQIGMIRDELRDATGIVITSVGIGDKTKLRKIISPIYDNEFYIVIFMVCGVLGAMIVAASLLILIRRHLKSKEKLQGLSRPDTEASKDYQDLCRARMAVKGQPVGDTVHGRITSLSRESEQSPSSRSSTSSWSEEPALHNMDISTGHMVLSYMEDHLKNKDRLEQEWVALCAYVAEPCDISIASKKENLEKNRYADIVPYDHSRVVLNELSNAASSDYINASSITDHDPRNPAYIATQGPLPHTAPDFWQLIWEQGAVVIVMLTRLTEGGAAMCHRYWPEEGSELYHIYEVHLVSEHIWCDDYLVRSFYLKNVRTGETRTVTQFHFLSWPESGVPASTKALLEFRRKVNKSYRGRSCPIVVHCSDGAGRTGTYCLIDMVLSRMAKGAKEIDIAATLEHLRDQRPRMVATKQQFEFVLTAVAEEVHAILKALPPQPSPAQADKDKQ